The Rubinisphaera margarita genome includes a region encoding these proteins:
- a CDS encoding DUF3124 domain-containing protein, with protein sequence MSIAVHSAAAVVEKGDPMAGKLTVDDVDSFMRRFKLLIGGIIVLFFLPLVIYAFYLDQRLDKFEATLRPSPPQELEVGELARGDLFHVATNPVEGQIVYVPAYSHVYHGDGKPHLLTITLSVRNTSMESEIVVRSIRYFDTKGVEVRSYLEKPVRLPPLGTTELVVERDDASGGSGANFIVEWYADKPVTEPIIEAVMIDTGSQQGISFVRRGFVIGEAASDEESNDD encoded by the coding sequence GTGAGTATTGCAGTTCACTCGGCGGCTGCGGTCGTTGAGAAAGGGGATCCCATGGCAGGCAAACTGACCGTCGACGATGTTGACTCATTCATGCGGCGTTTCAAACTGCTCATCGGCGGCATCATCGTGCTGTTCTTTCTTCCGCTGGTTATCTATGCCTTTTATCTCGACCAGCGGCTGGACAAGTTCGAAGCGACGCTCCGCCCGAGTCCGCCGCAGGAGCTGGAAGTCGGTGAACTGGCTCGGGGAGATCTGTTTCATGTCGCCACCAATCCGGTGGAAGGGCAGATCGTGTACGTGCCGGCTTACTCGCACGTTTATCACGGCGACGGCAAACCGCATTTGCTGACGATCACGCTCAGCGTTCGCAACACCAGCATGGAGAGTGAAATCGTCGTCCGGTCGATCCGGTATTTCGACACCAAAGGTGTTGAGGTCCGCTCCTATCTGGAGAAACCCGTTCGGCTGCCGCCTCTCGGGACAACGGAACTGGTTGTCGAACGGGACGACGCCTCCGGCGGCAGCGGAGCGAACTTCATCGTCGAATGGTACGCCGACAAACCAGTGACCGAGCCGATCATCGAAGCGGTGATGATCGACACCGGTTCTCAGCAGGGCATTTCCTTCGTCCGCCGCGGTTTCGTGATTGGCGAAGCTGCTTCCGATGAAGAAAGCAACGATGATTGA
- a CDS encoding HdeD family acid-resistance protein — protein sequence MSLPESVNPSVETTMASAAAGRFRIDELGRRWSWFVGLGVVTLIFGAIIITYSIVATLAMVIVLGVLMLAAGVLEAALAFLVKNWEGFFLSLLMGLLYAVGGLVLVANPAASAAAFTLVIALMLIFGGVFRILVASADRFPNWTWLLMHGVLSVLLGVLIWSKWPASGLWVIGLFIGIDMIVNGWTLIMLGMAAKKVHQSAVEIQNRLS from the coding sequence ATGTCGTTGCCAGAGAGCGTCAATCCGTCGGTGGAAACAACTATGGCCAGCGCAGCAGCCGGGCGGTTTCGAATCGATGAGCTGGGCAGGCGGTGGAGCTGGTTCGTCGGCCTGGGTGTGGTGACGCTGATTTTCGGAGCGATCATCATCACCTATTCGATCGTCGCCACACTGGCGATGGTGATCGTTCTGGGTGTCCTGATGCTGGCCGCCGGGGTGCTGGAAGCGGCTCTCGCGTTCCTGGTCAAGAACTGGGAAGGGTTCTTTCTTTCCCTGTTGATGGGCCTTCTGTATGCGGTCGGAGGACTGGTTCTGGTTGCCAACCCAGCCGCCTCGGCTGCCGCGTTCACGCTTGTGATCGCGCTTATGCTGATCTTCGGCGGCGTCTTCCGAATCCTCGTCGCCAGCGCCGATCGGTTCCCCAACTGGACCTGGCTCCTGATGCACGGCGTCCTTTCCGTGCTGCTTGGCGTGCTGATCTGGAGCAAGTGGCCCGCGTCGGGGCTCTGGGTAATCGGTCTGTTCATCGGGATCGATATGATCGTGAATGGCTGGACGCTCATCATGCTCGGAATGGCCGCCAAAAAGGTGCACCAGTCCGCAGTCGAGATTCAGAATCGACTGAGCTGA
- a CDS encoding DUF1963 domain-containing protein: MTPEEIRSRLAKSAVKLTAGGFRPTGEPTESWLGRVFLSGPDEEMPVNSVGDPLLPLAQICLASLPFVPACLEGVALVTVFIGTSLPDEFEPMGEKWIVREYSNMADLVQRDWPSPRSFLNPFPVSFQRIDDEWPCWDGGGLTEEMSDEILALEASGEINDYYDLGEHHYVHKVGGYPSFCQSGIDPGDGFEFAFQISSDSKINLNVVDGGSLQFYRNPHTAEWKIYYDFY, encoded by the coding sequence ATGACTCCCGAAGAGATACGTTCCCGCCTGGCGAAATCCGCCGTCAAACTTACTGCTGGTGGTTTCAGGCCGACTGGCGAGCCGACGGAGAGTTGGCTTGGTCGAGTGTTCCTGTCTGGTCCGGATGAAGAGATGCCCGTTAACTCGGTGGGCGATCCCTTACTTCCGCTTGCGCAAATCTGCCTGGCATCGTTACCCTTCGTGCCTGCATGTCTTGAAGGCGTTGCACTGGTAACCGTCTTCATCGGAACTTCGCTTCCAGACGAATTCGAGCCGATGGGCGAAAAGTGGATCGTTCGCGAATACTCGAACATGGCAGATCTTGTTCAACGAGATTGGCCATCGCCCCGATCATTCCTTAACCCATTCCCCGTTTCATTTCAGCGGATCGATGACGAATGGCCCTGTTGGGATGGAGGAGGGCTAACCGAGGAGATGAGCGATGAAATTCTCGCTCTGGAAGCCAGCGGTGAGATCAATGATTACTACGATCTGGGCGAGCACCATTATGTGCATAAGGTCGGAGGCTACCCGTCCTTTTGTCAATCGGGCATTGATCCCGGCGATGGATTTGAATTCGCTTTCCAGATCTCGTCTGATTCAAAAATCAATCTGAACGTCGTCGACGGCGGCTCTCTGCAGTTCTACCGAAATCCACACACCGCCGAATGGAAGATCTACTACGACTTCTATTGA
- a CDS encoding serine/threonine protein kinase, with amino-acid sequence MSLKLTADSYLAGVRASGLVDATLLDSTLAELKRHGRRLDDANDISNELLKRGLITDWQAEKLLQGRHKGFVLGRYKLMNLLGRGEMSAVYLAEHIAMQRRCAIKVLPANRVKDTSYLGRFQREARAVAALDHPNIVRAYDVDQQNEGGAEIHFLVMEYVNGDSVENIVKSKGPMGFIEIADVVRQAAEGLAHAHDAGLVHRDIKPGNLLVTRQGTVKLLDLGLARFFKEDGEESLTIKHDEKVLGTADYLAPEQAVDSHNVDQRGDIYSLGCTFYFALTGHPPFTDGTLVQRLLAHQTRQPPSIKVDRPDVPESLLAIVEKMMAKKREDRYQSARELADALTRWLGDHGSEDWKRKNIHLISMLYGTERAQSVVGGPAKPAPSTEAPSEAVRRRNNVRPGERYLDPSAKSSPSAANRGERRPPAGQQRRRRPVPAEGSVAGRNPAHTAKRQLAEAQAAQNDNQKILILVALLVLVAAITAGITYAIVTVTSAASQSAPVEPVAPADDSENLPEE; translated from the coding sequence ATGTCGTTGAAGTTGACCGCAGACTCGTATCTGGCAGGCGTGCGGGCCAGCGGGCTCGTTGATGCCACGCTGCTCGACAGCACGCTGGCCGAATTGAAGCGTCACGGTCGCAGGCTCGACGACGCCAACGATATCTCCAATGAACTGCTCAAACGCGGACTGATCACCGACTGGCAGGCCGAGAAGCTCCTCCAGGGCCGCCATAAAGGGTTCGTGCTCGGCCGCTACAAACTGATGAACCTCCTCGGCCGTGGTGAAATGAGTGCCGTCTATCTGGCCGAACACATCGCCATGCAGCGGCGCTGTGCCATCAAAGTGCTGCCGGCCAACCGTGTCAAAGACACCTCCTACCTCGGCCGCTTCCAGCGGGAAGCCCGCGCCGTGGCTGCTCTCGATCATCCCAATATCGTTCGCGCTTACGATGTCGATCAGCAGAACGAAGGGGGAGCCGAGATTCACTTCCTGGTCATGGAATACGTGAACGGCGACAGCGTCGAGAACATCGTGAAATCCAAAGGTCCGATGGGCTTCATTGAAATTGCGGACGTCGTCCGTCAGGCCGCTGAAGGACTCGCACATGCCCACGACGCCGGACTCGTGCACCGCGACATTAAACCGGGCAACCTGCTCGTCACGCGGCAGGGCACCGTCAAGCTGCTCGATCTCGGCCTGGCCCGGTTCTTCAAGGAAGACGGCGAAGAGTCGTTGACAATCAAGCACGATGAAAAAGTGCTCGGCACGGCCGACTATCTGGCTCCCGAACAGGCCGTCGACAGTCATAATGTCGATCAGCGGGGCGATATCTACAGCCTGGGATGCACGTTCTACTTCGCGTTGACAGGACACCCGCCGTTCACGGACGGCACACTGGTGCAGCGACTGCTGGCTCATCAGACGCGTCAGCCGCCGTCGATCAAAGTTGATCGTCCCGATGTTCCGGAGAGTCTGCTGGCGATCGTTGAAAAGATGATGGCCAAAAAGCGGGAAGACCGATATCAGTCCGCTCGCGAACTGGCCGATGCGCTCACTCGCTGGCTGGGCGATCACGGCTCCGAAGACTGGAAGCGAAAGAACATTCACTTAATCAGCATGCTCTATGGCACCGAACGGGCTCAGAGCGTGGTCGGCGGCCCGGCAAAACCGGCTCCGTCAACAGAGGCTCCCAGCGAAGCCGTCCGACGTCGCAACAATGTGCGGCCCGGAGAACGCTATCTCGATCCCTCTGCGAAGTCCTCGCCTTCGGCTGCCAACCGGGGTGAACGACGTCCTCCCGCCGGTCAACAGCGGCGGAGACGACCTGTCCCCGCGGAAGGGTCCGTCGCGGGGCGAAACCCGGCTCACACCGCCAAGCGGCAACTCGCAGAAGCGCAGGCGGCTCAAAACGACAATCAGAAGATTCTGATTCTGGTCGCTTTGCTGGTTCTGGTGGCCGCAATCACTGCCGGCATCACTTACGCAATCGTTACGGTCACGTCGGCAGCTTCACAGTCTGCACCGGTTGAGCCGGTTGCACCGGCCGACGATTCCGAGAACTTGCCGGAAGAGTAA